The Micromonospora sp. NBC_00421 genome contains a region encoding:
- a CDS encoding biotin synthase BioB, translated as MAVSMLSTSEIRAALDARGSRQQELFAEARRLRDKHFARSIVLRGVIEVTNVCRVNCDYCPMRRDNTRYNDRYFMSSDEIVQRAREIHEAGIDVILLQGGEAPRVLAAVKEAIAAIKELYGGRVEVLLNLGSLTRDQYSELRQAGATSYILKHETSDAALHEQVRGETLESRLESLRDLLDLGYKVGTGFISDLPGQRIESIVDDIELAGRLGVHMCSVSPFAPAPDTPLADQPSGSLDLALNSIACLRICYPHLLIPSVSALEKADSGGQARGLEAGANVLTINFTAESDRQRYLIYGKNRFVVRMQHVQEIVRNAGLGIRGSIFLPDGAGRPA; from the coding sequence ATGGCTGTGAGCATGCTTTCTACCTCGGAAATCCGTGCTGCACTCGATGCTCGCGGATCGCGTCAGCAGGAACTATTCGCTGAGGCACGCCGCCTACGTGACAAGCACTTCGCGCGAAGCATCGTCCTCCGTGGGGTAATAGAAGTCACCAATGTCTGCCGCGTCAATTGCGACTACTGCCCCATGCGCCGCGACAACACCCGGTACAACGACCGCTACTTCATGAGCAGCGACGAGATCGTCCAACGAGCTCGCGAGATTCACGAAGCCGGTATCGACGTCATCCTGCTGCAGGGCGGCGAGGCGCCGCGGGTGCTGGCTGCGGTCAAGGAGGCGATCGCGGCCATCAAAGAACTCTACGGAGGCCGCGTCGAGGTGCTGCTCAATCTCGGCAGCCTCACCAGGGATCAGTACTCCGAACTGCGACAGGCCGGAGCCACGAGCTACATCCTCAAGCACGAGACAAGCGACGCCGCCCTTCATGAGCAGGTTCGCGGGGAGACCCTGGAGTCCCGACTGGAGAGCCTGCGGGACCTGCTCGATCTGGGCTACAAGGTGGGCACCGGATTCATCTCCGACCTGCCTGGCCAGCGGATCGAGAGCATCGTCGACGACATCGAGCTCGCCGGGCGACTCGGCGTCCACATGTGTAGCGTGAGTCCCTTCGCCCCGGCACCGGACACGCCCCTCGCGGACCAGCCCAGCGGCTCCCTCGACCTCGCGCTCAACTCCATCGCATGCCTTCGCATCTGCTATCCACACCTGCTCATTCCGTCGGTGAGCGCGCTGGAGAAGGCGGACAGCGGAGGGCAGGCAAGGGGTCTGGAGGCGGGCGCCAACGTCCTGACGATCAACTTCACGGCGGAGAGCGATCGCCAGCGGTACCTCATCTACGGAAAGAATCGGTTCGTCGTGCGGATGCAGCACGTGCAGGAGATCGTCCGCAACGCCGGCCTCGGCATCCGGGGTTCGATCTTTCTGCCCGACGGCGCGGGTCGTCCGGCATGA
- a CDS encoding AMP-binding protein, with protein sequence MLDDLRGEGVAVAAMALWSRDAIPLPCLRSSDAPSGLASFRIEADLTVHAARSGQPVPEGLGTTAVLHVSSGSTGRPKVVRRGIASVLMEADGYQDGLSLSQEDRLLVPIPLAHSLGWGTAMSGLLSGCAVDAQPMVRPSAVARKIDSGAATVVALTPLAARLLAGTTRHPGGRVLRCAFVGAGAVSDQLDEEFGARFGVQLTRGYGASETGGTFIGNRGIGRPVSGVKVVHPLPGHSGELQLQLDAPVEGYLDSTEPPSCTWHTGDLVHHDADGVVRFLERLRPAIRLNDRFIDAYHLERVLRGVNGVEAVHLLTTASPDRPEVERLYAVVAGVDPNAAELEACLASLPDDVPIPRIIRCDSLPSDAVGKPDRQKIIALVRAGDA encoded by the coding sequence ATGCTCGACGATCTGCGGGGGGAGGGCGTCGCTGTCGCGGCGATGGCACTGTGGAGCCGCGACGCGATTCCCCTGCCGTGCCTGCGCAGTTCCGACGCGCCGAGCGGCCTCGCCTCGTTTCGGATCGAGGCGGACCTCACAGTGCACGCCGCGCGGTCGGGGCAACCCGTGCCGGAGGGACTCGGGACGACTGCCGTTCTTCACGTCAGCTCGGGCAGCACCGGCCGACCCAAAGTGGTGCGACGTGGCATCGCGAGCGTACTCATGGAGGCTGACGGCTACCAGGATGGTCTGTCGCTGAGTCAAGAGGACCGGTTGCTCGTCCCGATACCGCTGGCCCACTCGCTCGGCTGGGGTACGGCGATGAGCGGATTGCTGAGCGGCTGCGCTGTTGACGCACAACCCATGGTCCGGCCGTCCGCGGTGGCACGGAAGATAGACAGCGGCGCGGCGACGGTGGTGGCGCTGACTCCACTGGCCGCGCGACTTCTCGCCGGGACCACGCGCCATCCCGGTGGGCGTGTCCTGCGTTGCGCCTTCGTCGGTGCCGGTGCCGTCTCCGACCAACTGGACGAGGAATTCGGCGCGCGGTTCGGAGTCCAGTTGACGCGGGGATACGGGGCATCGGAGACAGGTGGGACGTTCATCGGGAACCGGGGGATCGGCCGACCTGTTTCGGGCGTCAAGGTCGTCCATCCGCTACCCGGCCACTCTGGTGAGCTGCAGCTGCAGCTGGATGCTCCCGTCGAGGGCTACCTGGACTCCACCGAACCGCCCAGCTGTACCTGGCACACCGGTGATCTGGTGCACCACGACGCCGACGGTGTCGTGCGTTTCCTGGAGCGGCTCCGGCCCGCCATTCGCCTCAACGACCGGTTCATCGACGCCTACCACCTGGAGCGTGTGCTGCGGGGCGTCAACGGCGTCGAAGCCGTGCACCTTCTGACGACGGCCAGCCCGGACAGACCCGAGGTAGAGCGGCTCTACGCCGTGGTGGCAGGGGTCGACCCGAACGCGGCAGAGCTCGAAGCATGCCTGGCATCCCTGCCGGACGACGTTCCGATCCCACGGATCATCCGATGCGACAGCCTGCCGTCGGACGCGGTCGGCAAACCGGATCGGCAGAAGATCATCGCACTTGTCCGGGCGGGGGACGCATGA
- a CDS encoding Inducer of phenazine A, which yields MTPHVVTLAPQMMHYMENFYADGKLSWLPYVMFFHPASHRSAFVNTDRLGFRISRRGAEEVSVAGPQPDGGVNILVGGSTAFGVGATADAATVSSRLWSAYAPEHAWVNLGGRAHNSAQELVNFTLHRHLLSGIRNIVLFSGLNNLGLARLPGRIRGEHGAFYHCDEFNEIMHERQRPPRLIGLSQRLRRDAGKAGAKRDTHARPPAEQQIEIAADLTLRHLGTWRLLADALGATLSFVLQPLATWVRERPSPPEQLLFDELDAVFNFRETYGDIIPPQVGQDYAAVLRVGCEKLGVRFVDLAPLLADAVRPDDWIFVDRAHMTDRGCDVVAALLASHCDLR from the coding sequence ATGACACCGCACGTCGTCACGCTCGCACCGCAGATGATGCACTACATGGAAAACTTCTATGCGGACGGCAAGTTGAGCTGGCTGCCGTACGTGATGTTTTTTCATCCGGCGAGCCATCGCTCTGCTTTTGTCAACACCGACCGGCTGGGCTTCCGCATTTCCCGCCGAGGAGCCGAGGAAGTGTCGGTGGCAGGCCCGCAGCCGGACGGTGGGGTGAACATCCTGGTCGGTGGCTCCACCGCGTTCGGTGTCGGTGCCACCGCCGACGCCGCGACAGTGTCGTCGAGGCTGTGGTCCGCGTACGCGCCCGAGCATGCCTGGGTGAACCTCGGCGGTCGCGCTCACAACTCGGCTCAGGAACTGGTCAATTTCACGCTGCACCGGCACCTGCTGTCCGGTATTCGGAACATCGTGCTCTTCTCCGGGCTCAACAACCTCGGACTGGCGCGGCTGCCAGGGCGTATTCGCGGCGAGCACGGCGCGTTCTATCACTGTGACGAGTTCAACGAGATCATGCACGAACGGCAGCGGCCACCTCGACTAATTGGTTTGTCACAACGACTGCGACGGGATGCCGGAAAGGCCGGAGCGAAGCGCGATACGCACGCCAGACCCCCGGCCGAGCAGCAGATCGAGATCGCTGCCGACCTGACCCTGCGGCACCTCGGCACGTGGCGCCTGCTCGCGGACGCGTTGGGGGCGACACTGTCGTTCGTCCTCCAGCCACTTGCCACCTGGGTTCGGGAACGTCCGTCACCGCCGGAGCAACTGCTCTTCGACGAGCTGGATGCGGTCTTCAACTTCCGGGAAACCTATGGCGACATCATCCCGCCGCAGGTGGGCCAGGATTATGCGGCGGTGTTACGGGTCGGTTGCGAGAAGCTGGGGGTCCGCTTCGTCGATCTCGCCCCGCTGCTCGCGGATGCCGTCCGACCCGACGACTGGATTTTCGTCGACCGCGCGCATATGACCGACAGGGGTTGCGACGTCGTCGCCGCCCTGCTTGCCAGCCACTGCGACTTGCGATAG
- a CDS encoding phytanoyl-CoA dioxygenase family protein, which yields MPLSDAQVRIFHKEGVLVAESIFDDADLAPIIDEYAAWLTERANTLRAEGRLADLYPDMPFARRTALLHAQAPEITEHMDIATVLGPATFAFLRHPRLLAALELLIGAEITCNPIQHVRAKPPADSTGARDGFHDVPWHQDAATMSNEADNSDIVTCWIPLVDTTRHNGCLEVIPHAWRGGYIAHGPGPRIASGHLPAEAPRPAPVRRGGVVFMHRYTPHRSTPNLSDHTRWSIDLRYQPTGTPTGRPFHPSFVVQSRQQPAEVFTDYAAWCQTWRDALAATPEMRSHRT from the coding sequence TTGCCACTCAGCGATGCACAGGTACGCATTTTCCACAAGGAAGGTGTACTGGTCGCGGAGAGCATTTTCGACGACGCCGACCTCGCTCCGATAATCGACGAGTACGCGGCCTGGTTGACGGAGCGCGCGAACACTCTCCGCGCCGAAGGTCGCCTCGCCGATCTTTACCCGGACATGCCGTTCGCACGGCGGACCGCGTTGCTCCACGCTCAAGCCCCTGAAATCACCGAGCATATGGACATCGCCACGGTGCTCGGTCCGGCTACGTTTGCGTTCCTGCGGCACCCGCGCCTACTGGCCGCACTGGAACTCCTCATCGGGGCAGAGATCACCTGCAATCCCATTCAACACGTCCGCGCAAAGCCACCGGCAGATTCCACAGGCGCGAGAGATGGATTCCATGACGTGCCGTGGCACCAGGACGCGGCGACGATGTCGAATGAGGCCGACAATTCAGATATTGTCACCTGCTGGATTCCGTTGGTGGACACCACGCGACACAACGGGTGCCTCGAGGTGATCCCCCACGCGTGGCGGGGTGGGTACATCGCGCACGGCCCCGGTCCCCGGATCGCATCGGGCCACCTACCCGCCGAGGCACCACGACCAGCCCCGGTGAGACGGGGCGGCGTCGTGTTCATGCACCGGTACACACCACACCGTTCCACCCCGAACCTCAGCGACCACACTCGCTGGAGCATCGACTTGAGATACCAGCCGACCGGCACTCCCACCGGACGGCCTTTTCACCCGAGCTTCGTCGTGCAGAGCCGTCAGCAGCCGGCGGAGGTGTTCACCGACTACGCGGCGTGGTGCCAGACGTGGCGCGACGCTCTGGCCGCGACGCCGGAAATGCGCAGCCACCGGACGTGA
- a CDS encoding tetratricopeptide repeat protein produces the protein MNIEPSPVHQNVSAVAGTAYGVIGADLHVFGDGTPLYLLEEHRRPDLPDRSWLRKMPSRMLNAHACVVPFTGRESDLDELRTWSETGPRLAVRWLHAPGGRGKTRLADHLAAQVAAEGWKAVTAVPHVGMPSALLSSQDLRLDRHRGVLLIVDYADRYPLSTLLWLLRNSLLHQAGKPARVLMVARSASFWPALRANLDDPRVQAGTSEHYLDPLPDDEDDRWAMFTAAHDSFAAVYEIPGPAAFPPLLDLGHPEFGLTLTVHVAALVAVDTRATGDQPPTRIKMLTRYLLDRERQHWVRLYEGHVHGLNHHTPDDVMARTVFTAAFTGPLPHPEATGLLRRIERELPAERIISDHSRCYPAADPHRVTALEPLYPDRLAEDFIAHTLPGPDHPAEPWAPTRLGELLHDPPSPASDHSPPRTTSATYASRAVTFLTAAAARWPHLGPAHLYPLLCDRPQLAIIAGSATLSTLAGIPGVDLTALEAVEALLPADRHVDLDVGAAAIVDVLTTHRLTMTDDPAEEARLHATRSWRLANAGRYAEALAPIEEAVAIRRRLADADRTTHLPALARSLHNLGQVLSELGRREESLVHSQEAADTYRQLARTDPATHLSHLARTLHNLGMAQGGLGRQEEALGLAEEAVTIGRLLSDIDPTAYLPDLPGLLNSAIKVLVELRRHEEALGLAEEAVTISRRLTDADRTARGPELARSLQNLGNALVELGRPEEALVHSQEAADTFRRLAETNPVAYLPELARSLVALGNTLVKLRRRKEALAYTQEAADTFRRLAETNPVTNLPDLARSLNALGEVQSELGRRQEAVTLFREAVTIGRRLTEADDDAYLPHLARQLGNLGSAEAELGRQEQALVHLREAVDAHRRLAAASPAAHLGNLCTALHNLGVVLDRQGQSDQALACAEEEVTIARKLARSNPTAHLPDLAQSLNNIAGFLAILGRNEEAPGFAEEAVAVTRQLAESNPTAHLPDLAQSLNNLGVFLSLAHQREGALAACREAADLHRQLAETDPDAYLPHLAQSLYNLGLRLAELGRRNEALAPAEESVTIYRQVAHTNPAIYGRNLSIALAAYMRVSRGSWSG, from the coding sequence GTGAATATCGAGCCCTCCCCCGTTCACCAGAACGTCTCCGCTGTCGCCGGCACCGCCTACGGGGTGATCGGTGCCGACCTGCATGTCTTCGGGGACGGCACACCGCTCTATCTATTGGAGGAACACCGCCGGCCCGACCTGCCGGACCGGAGCTGGCTGCGTAAGATGCCCTCCCGGATGCTCAACGCCCACGCCTGCGTGGTCCCGTTCACCGGTCGCGAATCTGATCTCGACGAGCTGCGTACCTGGTCGGAGACCGGGCCGCGACTGGCGGTGCGCTGGCTGCACGCACCGGGGGGCCGGGGTAAGACGCGGCTGGCCGACCATCTCGCCGCCCAGGTCGCCGCCGAGGGCTGGAAGGCCGTCACCGCGGTGCCCCACGTGGGGATGCCCAGCGCCCTGCTGAGCAGCCAGGACCTGCGACTGGACCGCCACCGGGGAGTGCTGCTGATCGTCGACTACGCCGACCGTTACCCGCTGTCCACCCTGCTCTGGTTGCTGCGCAACTCGCTGCTCCATCAGGCCGGCAAGCCGGCACGGGTGTTGATGGTGGCACGCAGCGCGTCCTTCTGGCCGGCACTGCGTGCCAACCTGGACGATCCCCGGGTTCAGGCCGGCACCTCCGAGCACTACCTGGACCCGCTGCCTGACGACGAGGACGACCGGTGGGCCATGTTCACCGCCGCCCATGACAGCTTCGCCGCCGTCTACGAGATCCCCGGCCCGGCCGCCTTCCCCCCGCTCCTCGACCTGGGTCATCCGGAGTTCGGGCTCACCCTCACCGTGCACGTCGCCGCGCTCGTCGCCGTCGACACCCGCGCGACCGGGGACCAGCCACCCACGCGGATCAAGATGCTGACCCGCTACCTGCTCGACCGCGAACGTCAACACTGGGTCCGTCTGTACGAGGGCCACGTCCACGGGCTCAACCACCACACGCCCGACGATGTCATGGCCCGTACCGTCTTCACCGCCGCCTTCACCGGCCCGCTCCCCCACCCCGAGGCCACCGGGCTGCTTCGTCGGATCGAGCGGGAACTGCCCGCCGAACGGATCATCAGCGACCACAGCCGCTGCTACCCGGCCGCCGATCCCCATCGGGTCACCGCGCTCGAACCGCTGTACCCGGACCGACTGGCCGAGGACTTCATCGCTCATACCCTGCCCGGTCCCGACCACCCGGCCGAACCGTGGGCGCCCACCCGACTGGGCGAGCTGCTGCACGACCCACCATCGCCGGCGTCGGATCACTCCCCGCCGCGTACGACATCCGCGACGTACGCTTCGCGGGCGGTCACCTTCCTCACCGCCGCCGCGGCCCGCTGGCCCCACCTCGGGCCCGCACACCTGTACCCACTCCTGTGCGACCGGCCACAACTCGCGATCATCGCCGGCAGTGCCACCCTCAGCACCCTGGCCGGCATACCCGGTGTCGACCTCACGGCGCTGGAAGCGGTCGAGGCGCTGCTGCCCGCCGACCGACACGTCGACCTCGATGTCGGTGCCGCCGCGATCGTAGACGTCCTCACCACGCATCGGCTCACCATGACCGACGATCCGGCGGAAGAGGCCCGCCTGCACGCCACCCGCTCCTGGCGCCTGGCCAACGCCGGCCGCTACGCGGAGGCCCTGGCGCCCATCGAGGAAGCCGTGGCGATCCGCCGCCGGCTGGCCGACGCCGACCGCACCACCCATCTGCCCGCCCTGGCCAGATCGTTGCACAACCTGGGGCAGGTGCTGTCGGAACTGGGCCGGCGGGAAGAGTCCCTCGTCCACAGCCAGGAAGCCGCGGACACGTACCGGCAGTTGGCCCGGACCGATCCCGCCACCCACCTGTCGCACCTGGCGAGAACCTTGCACAACCTCGGCATGGCGCAGGGCGGCCTGGGCCGGCAGGAGGAGGCCCTGGGGCTCGCCGAGGAGGCCGTGACCATCGGCCGCCTGTTGTCCGACATCGACCCGACCGCCTACCTGCCCGACCTCCCCGGGCTGTTGAACAGCGCCATCAAGGTCCTGGTGGAGTTGCGGCGCCACGAGGAAGCCCTGGGGCTCGCCGAGGAGGCCGTGACCATCAGCCGCCGGCTGACCGACGCCGACCGCACCGCCCGCGGGCCCGAGCTGGCGAGATCGTTGCAGAACCTCGGTAATGCCCTGGTCGAACTGGGTCGGCCCGAGGAGGCCCTGGTCCACAGCCAGGAAGCCGCGGACACGTTCCGACGACTGGCCGAGACCAACCCCGTCGCCTACCTGCCCGAGCTGGCAAGGTCCCTGGTCGCCCTCGGCAACACCCTGGTCAAACTCAGGCGGCGGAAGGAGGCCCTCGCCTACACCCAGGAAGCGGCGGACACGTTCCGACGACTGGCCGAGACCAACCCCGTCACGAACCTGCCCGACCTGGCAAGGTCCCTGAACGCCCTCGGTGAGGTGCAGTCCGAGCTGGGCCGGCGACAGGAGGCCGTCACCCTCTTCAGGGAAGCCGTGACCATCGGCCGGCGGTTGACCGAGGCCGACGACGACGCCTACCTGCCGCACCTCGCGAGGCAGCTGGGCAACCTCGGTTCAGCGGAGGCGGAGCTGGGTCGTCAGGAACAGGCCCTCGTCCACCTTCGGGAAGCCGTGGACGCCCATCGACGGCTCGCTGCGGCCAGCCCCGCCGCCCATCTGGGAAACCTCTGCACAGCGCTGCACAACCTCGGCGTGGTCCTCGACAGGCAGGGTCAGTCGGACCAGGCCCTGGCCTGCGCCGAGGAAGAGGTGACCATCGCCCGGAAACTGGCCCGGAGCAATCCCACCGCCCACCTACCCGACCTGGCACAGTCGCTGAACAACATTGCTGGATTCCTGGCCATCCTGGGGCGCAACGAGGAGGCCCCGGGGTTCGCCGAGGAAGCCGTCGCCGTCACCCGACAGCTGGCGGAGAGCAATCCCACCGCCCACCTACCCGACCTGGCACAGTCCTTGAACAACCTCGGTGTGTTCCTGTCACTGGCGCACCAGCGCGAAGGCGCTCTCGCCGCCTGCCGAGAAGCCGCGGACCTGCACCGGCAGTTGGCCGAGACCGATCCGGACGCTTACCTGCCACACCTCGCGCAGTCGCTGTACAACCTCGGTCTCCGGCTGGCGGAGCTGGGACGGCGGAACGAGGCCCTGGCCCCGGCCGAGGAGTCGGTCACCATCTACCGGCAGGTGGCGCACACGAATCCGGCGATCTACGGACGCAACCTCTCGATCGCGCTGGCGGCGTACATGCGGGTGAGCAGGGGGTCTTGGTCCGGATGA
- a CDS encoding carbamoyltransferase family protein yields the protein MPDLVLGVSAHYHDSAAALLADGVPIAAAHEERFSRRRHDPAFPAAAVRYCLDSAGVALPDVSTVAYYEDPVLKFRRVLASYAGAAPRAFRTFRDTLPSWLSWKLAIRRDIRRHLTDLDMGEPPRIVTGRHHLSHAASAFFPSPYESAAVLAVDGVGEWATTTLWHGTGTQLRQLAELRFPHSLGLLYSAFTYFCGFKVDSGEYKLMGLAPYGTPRHTDLIREHLIDIKPDGSFRLDLRWFEFLRGRAMTGHGFERLFGGPRRDPESPLTEREFDLAASVQQVTEDVVLRLARTARQLTGERRLCLAGGVALNCVANGRLASEGVFDEVWIQPAAGDAGGALGAALSVAMARGASRVHVGTGRDAMSGALLGPDFDGAEIRASLERRGAVYRTLGQAALIDQVVAALAAGKVVGWFQGRMEFGPRALGARSILGDPRDPDMQSRMNLKIKFRESFRPFAPAVLAEDAKDYFDLSQDSPYMLLVANVSAARRLDVEPTSRSTGLDLLRIPRSSIPAVTHVDFSARVQHVRADDNPHFHRLLTAFNHATGCPVLVNTSFNVRGEPIVCTPDDAYTCFMRTDIDLLAIGDHLLEKATQPPLQDDEWRSRIPMD from the coding sequence ATGCCTGACCTGGTCCTGGGGGTGTCCGCCCACTACCACGACAGCGCCGCGGCGCTGCTTGCCGACGGGGTCCCGATCGCCGCCGCGCACGAGGAACGCTTCAGCCGGCGCCGGCACGACCCGGCGTTCCCGGCCGCTGCCGTCCGGTACTGCCTGGACTCAGCCGGGGTGGCGTTACCGGACGTGTCCACCGTGGCCTACTACGAGGACCCCGTGCTGAAGTTTCGGCGGGTGCTGGCCAGCTACGCGGGTGCGGCTCCCCGGGCCTTCCGGACGTTCCGCGACACGCTGCCGTCCTGGTTGTCCTGGAAGCTCGCCATACGCCGCGACATTCGCCGCCACCTGACCGACCTCGACATGGGCGAACCGCCGCGGATCGTCACCGGTCGGCATCACCTGTCGCATGCGGCCTCGGCGTTCTTTCCGAGCCCGTACGAGTCCGCCGCCGTGCTGGCGGTCGACGGCGTCGGCGAGTGGGCCACCACGACGCTGTGGCACGGCACCGGCACCCAGCTGCGCCAGCTCGCGGAACTGCGTTTCCCGCACTCGCTGGGCCTGCTGTACTCCGCGTTCACCTACTTCTGCGGGTTCAAGGTGGACTCGGGTGAGTACAAGCTCATGGGGCTGGCCCCCTATGGCACGCCACGCCACACGGACCTCATCCGGGAGCACCTGATCGACATCAAGCCAGACGGGTCGTTCCGGCTCGACCTGCGCTGGTTCGAGTTTCTGCGTGGCCGGGCGATGACCGGTCATGGCTTCGAACGGCTCTTCGGCGGGCCGCGCCGCGATCCCGAATCTCCGCTCACCGAGCGCGAGTTCGACCTGGCCGCGTCGGTGCAGCAGGTGACCGAAGACGTGGTCCTCCGGCTGGCGCGCACCGCACGCCAGCTGACAGGCGAGCGCAGGCTGTGCCTGGCCGGGGGAGTGGCGCTCAACTGTGTGGCGAACGGCAGGTTGGCCAGCGAGGGGGTCTTCGACGAGGTCTGGATTCAGCCCGCCGCCGGTGATGCCGGCGGAGCGCTGGGCGCGGCTCTGTCCGTGGCGATGGCTCGCGGCGCATCCCGTGTGCACGTGGGCACCGGCCGCGACGCGATGTCCGGGGCGCTGCTCGGACCGGACTTCGACGGTGCCGAGATCCGGGCCAGCCTGGAGCGCCGGGGGGCGGTCTACCGGACGCTGGGTCAGGCCGCCCTGATCGACCAGGTCGTCGCCGCGCTTGCTGCCGGCAAGGTGGTCGGCTGGTTTCAGGGCCGGATGGAGTTCGGGCCACGCGCTCTCGGGGCACGCTCGATCCTGGGTGACCCGAGGGACCCCGACATGCAGTCCAGGATGAACCTCAAGATCAAATTCCGGGAGTCCTTCCGGCCGTTCGCACCGGCGGTGCTGGCGGAGGACGCCAAGGACTACTTCGACCTGAGCCAGGACAGTCCATACATGCTCCTGGTGGCGAACGTATCCGCTGCGCGACGGTTGGACGTCGAGCCCACGAGCCGGTCCACGGGGCTGGATCTGCTGAGGATCCCGCGTTCATCGATCCCCGCGGTCACCCACGTGGACTTCTCCGCCCGGGTGCAGCACGTCCGAGCAGACGACAATCCGCACTTTCATCGGTTGCTGACCGCGTTCAATCATGCGACCGGATGCCCGGTCCTGGTGAACACGTCGTTCAACGTCCGGGGCGAACCGATCGTGTGTACGCCGGACGACGCCTACACATGCTTCATGCGTACCGACATCGATCTGCTCGCGATCGGCGACCACCTGCTGGAGAAGGCGACGCAGCCTCCGTTGCAGGACGACGAATGGCGCTCGCGGATTCCGATGGACTAG
- a CDS encoding condensation domain-containing protein — protein MLDSTPDHDAAPIREGATDQQTGAGYAVAASFSGARGETAPLTWGQQGIWDAIQRNAPGHFNVGTVVAVPPGLKQDARTIAAAIGRLLDRHESLRTRILAVDGEYRQAVERSGALRVEVVEAGGSGIHAVAHRLRSMAYDYARGDLPLRVALVTRGGAIEHVLLTLCHSAADLQGLSVVREDLAKLLEGAELPGQVPQPVDLARNQLLPAARRRSARSVEYWTRQIGRVRSSMFTEAEPPQTPAFRSALLTSPAVGAAARLLAARHGVGESTVLQAACVCVLTSWTGQHRCHLQSLTSNRFWPGHQGMVTHMCQQGLFVLDVSAAWTFDDLLSATDRAAAEAHWHAYYRQRDLDAAVERLQAEDGVVQRDCYFNDTRSDGPPVWTAASQPQEDELVVSTSADSAVAVPADSTDVRRLAAETSFRWQADPGWLQCRFSLKIFGPPAVPRVSLSADTRYLPAARIEQFLADFEGCLVRASEDSRTMAVVR, from the coding sequence GTGCTGGACTCGACACCAGACCACGACGCCGCACCTATTCGTGAGGGCGCGACAGATCAGCAGACCGGCGCCGGGTATGCAGTCGCCGCATCCTTCTCCGGCGCACGCGGCGAAACGGCGCCGCTGACCTGGGGTCAACAGGGCATCTGGGACGCGATCCAACGCAACGCGCCGGGCCACTTCAACGTCGGAACGGTTGTCGCGGTACCGCCGGGGCTGAAGCAGGATGCCCGCACGATCGCGGCGGCGATCGGACGCCTGCTCGACCGGCACGAATCACTGCGGACCAGGATCCTCGCTGTCGACGGCGAGTATCGGCAGGCGGTGGAGCGCTCCGGCGCCCTGCGCGTCGAGGTCGTGGAGGCCGGAGGTTCGGGGATCCACGCGGTTGCCCACCGGCTGCGATCCATGGCGTACGACTACGCGCGGGGTGACCTCCCGCTGCGCGTTGCCCTGGTCACGAGGGGCGGCGCCATAGAGCACGTCCTCCTGACGTTGTGCCATTCCGCCGCCGACCTGCAGGGGCTGAGCGTCGTCCGGGAGGATCTCGCCAAACTGTTGGAAGGTGCGGAACTCCCCGGCCAGGTCCCGCAGCCTGTGGATCTGGCCCGGAATCAGCTGCTTCCCGCCGCGCGACGGCGTTCGGCCAGGTCCGTGGAGTACTGGACGAGGCAGATCGGGCGGGTCCGATCGTCGATGTTCACCGAGGCCGAACCGCCTCAGACCCCTGCGTTCCGGAGCGCGCTGCTGACGTCGCCGGCGGTCGGGGCGGCCGCCCGGCTCCTCGCCGCGCGGCACGGCGTCGGCGAATCCACGGTGCTACAGGCGGCCTGCGTGTGCGTGCTCACCAGCTGGACCGGTCAGCACCGGTGCCACCTGCAGTCGTTGACCAGCAACCGGTTCTGGCCCGGCCACCAGGGCATGGTGACGCACATGTGCCAGCAGGGCCTCTTCGTGCTCGACGTCTCTGCGGCGTGGACGTTCGACGACCTGCTCTCCGCGACCGACCGCGCCGCAGCCGAGGCACACTGGCACGCGTACTACCGCCAGCGGGACTTGGACGCGGCGGTGGAAAGGCTGCAAGCGGAGGACGGCGTGGTCCAACGCGACTGTTACTTCAACGACACCCGCTCTGACGGCCCGCCGGTCTGGACCGCGGCGAGTCAGCCCCAGGAAGACGAACTTGTCGTGTCGACGTCAGCAGACAGCGCCGTCGCGGTGCCCGCAGACAGCACCGACGTCCGTCGCCTGGCGGCGGAGACGTCCTTCAGATGGCAGGCCGATCCAGGGTGGCTGCAGTGCAGGTTCTCTCTCAAGATTTTCGGTCCGCCGGCTGTTCCTCGCGTTTCCCTCAGCGCCGACACCAGATACCTACCGGCGGCGCGGATCGAACAGTTCCTCGCGGACTTCGAGGGCTGTCTGGTGAGGGCGAGCGAGGATTCGAGGACCATGGCGGTCGTCCGGTAG